One Pontibacillus yanchengensis DNA window includes the following coding sequences:
- a CDS encoding PhoH family protein, whose amino-acid sequence MDKIYVIDTNVLLQDPNSIYSFEKHEIVIPAVVLEEVDSKKRNMDEIGRNAREVSRIMDKLRVQGKLHDGVKLISGGTLRVELNHKSFSKLEDAFVERTNDNRILAVALNLHLEEKEKGSEKEVTLVSKDMLMRIKADSIGLIAEDFLSERAVNEDAIYNGFKELYVSEDEINLFFQTGELDLQQQVAEALHPNEFIILKNRTNPSHSAIGMVRNQEGLLQKCRFQNEQAWGIRPRNAQQVMALELLLRRDIPLVTIAGKAGTGKTLLALAAGLMQIEDFGFYKKLLVARPVVPMGKDIGYLPGEKEEKLRPWMQPIYDNLEYLFDVKKPGELDEILSGIGSIQVEALTYIRGRSIPEQLILIDEAQNLTKHEVKTILTRIGEGSKIVLLGDPHQIDHPYLDEYNNGLIHVVEKFKDQKLSGHVKLVKGERSPLAQLAADFL is encoded by the coding sequence ATGGACAAAATTTATGTCATAGATACAAATGTTCTGTTGCAAGATCCCAATTCCATTTATTCTTTCGAAAAACATGAAATCGTTATTCCAGCAGTGGTACTGGAAGAAGTGGATTCAAAAAAGCGAAACATGGATGAAATCGGCCGAAATGCTCGTGAAGTTTCAAGAATTATGGATAAACTTAGAGTTCAAGGGAAGCTTCACGATGGAGTGAAGTTAATCAGTGGAGGTACACTTAGGGTAGAACTCAATCACAAGTCTTTTTCCAAGCTTGAGGATGCTTTTGTAGAACGGACAAATGATAATCGGATATTAGCCGTGGCGCTGAATTTGCATTTAGAAGAAAAAGAAAAGGGTTCTGAGAAAGAAGTCACACTTGTTTCAAAAGATATGTTAATGCGGATTAAAGCCGATTCGATTGGATTAATTGCAGAGGATTTTCTTAGTGAGCGTGCAGTGAATGAAGACGCCATTTACAATGGTTTTAAAGAGCTTTATGTAAGTGAAGATGAAATTAACTTGTTCTTTCAAACAGGAGAGTTGGATTTGCAACAACAAGTTGCAGAAGCACTACATCCAAATGAGTTCATCATCCTTAAAAATAGGACAAATCCTTCACATTCTGCAATTGGCATGGTTCGTAATCAGGAAGGGTTGTTGCAAAAATGTCGCTTTCAAAACGAGCAAGCCTGGGGTATCCGTCCTAGAAACGCTCAACAAGTTATGGCATTAGAATTACTATTACGGAGAGATATACCGCTTGTAACGATTGCAGGTAAAGCAGGTACCGGAAAAACGTTACTAGCTTTAGCGGCAGGCTTGATGCAAATTGAAGATTTTGGGTTTTACAAAAAATTATTAGTTGCTCGTCCAGTGGTTCCTATGGGCAAAGATATAGGATATCTGCCAGGGGAGAAAGAAGAAAAGTTACGCCCTTGGATGCAACCCATTTATGACAATCTTGAGTATTTATTTGATGTAAAGAAACCAGGTGAATTAGATGAAATTCTTTCTGGTATAGGTTCCATACAAGTGGAAGCTCTTACATACATTAGGGGCAGAAGCATACCAGAACAGTTAATACTAATTGATGAAGCTCAAAATTTAACCAAGCACGAAGTGAAAACAATTCTGACTAGGATCGGAGAAGGTAGTAAGATTGTCCTTCTAGGGGACCCTCATCAAATCGATCATCCGTATTTGGATGAATACAATAACGGTCTCATTCATGTAGTGGAAAAGTTTAAAGATCAGAAATTAAGTGGTCATGTAAAACTTGTGAAAGGAGAGCGATCTCCTTTAGCACAACTTGCAGCGGATTTCTTGTAA